Proteins encoded together in one Aminipila butyrica window:
- a CDS encoding ParA family protein has protein sequence MGKTIAIFNQKGGVGKTTTNINLAACLALKGKKVLILDIDPQGNTTSGVGISKKGLDRTTYEILVDDSITPEEAIIHTSVENMDIIPASVQLAGAEIELVQLEGREKRLKKAIDRIKSNYDYIFIDCPPSLGLLTINSLTAVDSVLIPIQCEFYALEGVSQLMSTIELVKKSLNPNLQIQGVILSMFDGRTNLSIQVVEEVKKYFREKVYTTVIPRNVRLAEAPSYGMPITEYDPKSAGAAAYHEFAEEFLDLEAEE, from the coding sequence TTGGGAAAGACAATAGCGATATTTAACCAAAAAGGCGGGGTAGGTAAAACTACCACCAATATAAATTTGGCAGCTTGTTTGGCACTAAAAGGTAAAAAAGTATTAATTCTTGATATTGATCCACAGGGAAATACTACTAGTGGTGTAGGCATATCAAAAAAGGGTTTAGATCGGACTACTTATGAGATTTTAGTAGATGATAGCATCACTCCAGAGGAGGCCATCATACATACTAGTGTAGAAAATATGGATATTATTCCGGCTAGTGTGCAATTAGCTGGAGCAGAGATTGAATTAGTCCAGTTAGAAGGCAGAGAAAAGCGGTTAAAGAAGGCCATTGACAGGATTAAGTCTAATTATGACTATATATTTATTGATTGTCCGCCTTCATTAGGTTTATTGACTATCAATTCGCTTACTGCTGTAGATAGTGTGCTTATACCAATTCAATGTGAATTCTACGCCTTAGAAGGTGTTAGCCAACTAATGAGCACGATTGAATTGGTTAAGAAGAGTTTAAATCCAAACTTGCAAATTCAAGGTGTTATTTTAAGCATGTTTGATGGAAGAACCAATCTATCTATTCAGGTAGTAGAAGAAGTGAAAAAATACTTCCGAGAAAAAGTATATACTACAGTAATACCGAGAAATGTACGATTAGCAGAGGCGCCTAGTTATGGAATGCCTATTACAGAATATGACCCAAAATCCGCTGGTGCAGCAGCTTATCATGAATTTGCTGAGGAGTTTTTAGATTTGGAGGCAGAAGAATAA
- a CDS encoding ParB/RepB/Spo0J family partition protein, with protein MFHKKNTEVPVDLIRMNPDQPRKVFNESDMLELADSIREYGVLQPIIVSRDKEGQYFLIAGERRLRASKMAGLSRVPVIIKEVDARDIALIALVENVQRENLSYLEEAIAYKKLMEDFGLSQMELSKRVGKQQSTISNKIRLLALPKDIQEILISNQLTERHARALLKLEDEDLRKRVLDRVVDNNLNVKQTERLIEDVLSKKQEEMRKAHKLRYINYKIYINSIRKTFDQIKDAESNAKYYQQDLGDMLEIKILIPKNSTCDKVS; from the coding sequence ATGTTTCATAAAAAAAATACAGAGGTTCCTGTTGATTTGATTCGCATGAATCCAGATCAACCTAGAAAAGTCTTTAATGAAAGTGATATGTTGGAATTAGCTGATTCCATACGGGAATATGGGGTGCTCCAGCCTATTATCGTCAGCCGGGACAAAGAGGGGCAATATTTTTTGATTGCAGGGGAACGTCGGCTGAGGGCATCTAAAATGGCAGGGCTTTCTCGGGTACCGGTAATCATTAAAGAGGTGGATGCCAGAGATATCGCGTTGATTGCTCTGGTGGAGAACGTTCAGCGGGAAAATTTAAGCTATCTAGAAGAGGCGATTGCCTATAAGAAGTTAATGGAGGATTTTGGACTTTCTCAGATGGAACTTTCAAAGCGGGTAGGGAAGCAGCAGTCTACTATATCAAATAAGATTCGATTGTTGGCACTGCCAAAGGATATTCAGGAAATACTGATCAGCAATCAGTTGACTGAGCGTCATGCTCGTGCTCTTTTAAAATTAGAAGATGAAGACTTGCGAAAGAGGGTTCTGGATCGAGTAGTAGACAATAACCTGAATGTTAAGCAAACAGAACGGCTGATAGAAGATGTGCTCAGTAAAAAGCAGGAGGAGATGCGTAAAGCCCATAAGTTAAGGTATATTAATTATAAGATTTATATTAATTCCATCAGAAAGACTTTTGATCAGATTAAGGATGCAGAGTCTAATGCAAAATATTACCAACAGGATTTAGGAGATATGTTAGAAATCAAAATTTTGATACCAAAAAATAGTACTTGTGATAAAGTGAGCTGA
- the rsmG gene encoding 16S rRNA (guanine(527)-N(7))-methyltransferase RsmG, with product MTMTLLERAFEELRIPYDGVIMDRFQKYMQGILTWNEKINLTAITEEEEFIKKHYMDSVACYGFPEIQKAERLIDVGTGGGFPGVPLAILFPQKQFVLMDSLKKRLNIIDDLTSDLGITNVTTLHGRAEDLGQSKEHREQYDICISRAVANLATLSEYCLPFVKPEGAFLAYKGVKAEEEVREGKKAIALLGGQISREESIPFSNYDMDHLIIVINKVQKTPAKYPRKAGTPSKEPLK from the coding sequence ATGACTATGACATTATTGGAAAGAGCCTTTGAGGAACTGAGAATTCCTTATGATGGGGTAATAATGGACCGATTTCAGAAGTACATGCAAGGCATTTTAACCTGGAATGAAAAGATCAATTTGACAGCCATCACGGAAGAAGAAGAATTTATAAAAAAGCATTATATGGATTCCGTAGCCTGTTATGGTTTTCCAGAGATTCAGAAGGCAGAGCGGTTAATCGATGTTGGGACCGGCGGGGGATTTCCAGGGGTGCCTCTGGCTATTCTTTTTCCGCAAAAGCAGTTTGTTCTCATGGATTCTTTGAAAAAACGTTTAAATATAATAGACGATTTGACTTCGGATTTGGGCATAACCAATGTAACGACTCTTCATGGACGAGCGGAGGATTTGGGTCAGAGCAAGGAGCACCGAGAGCAGTATGATATTTGCATATCTCGGGCTGTGGCTAACCTAGCGACCTTGTCAGAGTATTGTTTGCCCTTTGTTAAACCAGAGGGAGCATTTCTGGCCTATAAAGGCGTCAAGGCGGAGGAGGAAGTTCGAGAAGGGAAGAAAGCGATTGCTCTTTTAGGAGGACAAATTTCCCGGGAAGAGTCTATTCCGTTTTCCAACTACGATATGGATCATTTAATCATCGTCATCAACAAGGTTCAGAAGACTCCCGCAAAATACCCAAGAAAAGCGGGAACACCATCGAAAGAGCCACTGAAATAG
- the mnmG gene encoding tRNA uridine-5-carboxymethylaminomethyl(34) synthesis enzyme MnmG: MNYYKMGEYDVIVIGAGHAGCEAALASARMGKKTLALSINLEAVAMMACNPSIGGTGKGHLVREIDALGGEMGLNIDKTFIQSKMLNTAKGPAVHSLRAQADKHRYHEEMKRTMEQQENLDLKQGEVVDLFVEEGKVTGIVLRTGAAYMAKAVILATGTFLRGKIFIGEWSFNSGPNGLAPSMELADNLNKYGLSLRRFKTGTPARALASSLNYERMQEQLGDEKVVPFSFMNDQLEKNQVSCWLTYTNETTHEVIRRNFSRSALFGGQIEGIGPRYCPSIEDKVNRFSDKERHQLFVEPEGLQTEEMYIQGMSSSLPEDIQEEFYKTIPGLENLKITRPAYAIEYDCIDPLRLKSSLESRDIDNLFCAGQFNGSSGYEEAAAQGLMAGVNAALRVDGKEPFVLDRSEAYIGVLIDDLVTKGTNEPYRIMTSRAEYRLVLRQDNADLRLTEKAYSLGLVTEERYKRFLATKDQAEAEMARLQTVMISPSEKTNQYLESIGSSVLKSGVTLYELLKRPELTYESLAILDPERKTNLSMHAITQVEVQVKYTGYIAKQLQQIERFKKLENKKLSPEQDYSQVEGMRLEAIQKLNQFKPISVGQASRISGVSPADINVLLVFLEKVKRSRKNG, from the coding sequence ATGAATTATTATAAAATGGGTGAGTACGATGTGATTGTTATTGGTGCAGGCCATGCGGGCTGCGAAGCAGCGTTAGCTTCGGCTCGGATGGGAAAGAAGACCTTAGCTCTTTCTATAAATTTAGAGGCTGTGGCCATGATGGCCTGCAATCCTTCAATAGGTGGTACCGGCAAAGGCCATTTAGTTCGAGAAATTGATGCTCTCGGAGGAGAGATGGGCTTGAATATTGACAAGACCTTTATCCAGAGCAAGATGCTCAATACAGCGAAGGGTCCAGCTGTTCATTCTCTGCGGGCTCAGGCAGACAAGCATCGCTATCACGAAGAAATGAAGCGGACGATGGAGCAGCAGGAAAACCTTGATTTGAAACAAGGGGAGGTTGTCGACCTCTTTGTAGAAGAAGGTAAAGTAACTGGCATAGTGTTGCGCACAGGTGCTGCATACATGGCTAAGGCAGTCATTTTGGCTACGGGGACTTTCCTGCGCGGAAAAATATTTATTGGGGAATGGTCTTTTAATAGTGGTCCTAACGGTCTGGCGCCCTCTATGGAGTTGGCGGATAACCTGAACAAATATGGTTTAAGCCTTCGGCGGTTTAAGACAGGGACTCCTGCTCGAGCTCTTGCCAGCAGTTTGAATTATGAGCGGATGCAAGAGCAGCTGGGAGATGAAAAAGTAGTACCTTTTTCTTTTATGAACGATCAATTAGAAAAAAATCAAGTATCTTGTTGGTTGACTTATACGAATGAAACAACCCATGAAGTTATTCGCCGAAACTTTTCCCGGTCGGCTTTGTTCGGGGGGCAGATTGAGGGTATAGGGCCCCGGTATTGCCCGTCTATTGAGGATAAGGTAAATCGTTTTAGCGATAAGGAGCGTCATCAGTTATTTGTAGAGCCGGAAGGCCTTCAGACGGAAGAAATGTATATACAAGGGATGTCTTCCAGTTTGCCGGAGGATATCCAAGAGGAGTTTTACAAGACTATTCCTGGATTGGAGAATTTGAAGATTACTCGCCCAGCTTATGCCATCGAATATGATTGCATTGACCCGTTGCGGTTGAAAAGTAGTTTGGAAAGTCGAGATATAGATAATTTGTTTTGTGCTGGTCAGTTCAATGGCAGCTCAGGTTACGAGGAAGCCGCAGCACAAGGACTTATGGCTGGTGTTAATGCAGCTCTTCGCGTGGACGGAAAAGAACCTTTTGTATTGGATCGGTCAGAGGCCTATATTGGTGTGCTCATTGACGATCTGGTCACGAAGGGAACCAATGAGCCTTATCGCATTATGACTTCTCGAGCTGAATATCGGTTGGTGCTCCGACAGGATAACGCAGATTTACGGCTGACAGAAAAGGCTTATAGCCTAGGGCTGGTGACAGAGGAGCGATATAAGCGGTTTTTGGCAACAAAGGATCAGGCGGAAGCAGAAATGGCTCGACTGCAAACCGTAATGATTTCCCCCTCAGAAAAGACAAATCAATATTTAGAAAGTATAGGAAGTTCTGTTTTAAAAAGCGGTGTCACGCTTTATGAATTATTGAAGCGGCCAGAACTTACCTATGAATCTTTAGCGATTTTGGACCCGGAGAGAAAAACGAATTTATCTATGCATGCCATCACCCAGGTGGAAGTTCAGGTAAAGTATACGGGGTATATTGCTAAGCAGCTTCAGCAGATTGAACGGTTCAAAAAACTAGAGAATAAAAAGCTGAGTCCAGAGCAAGATTATAGTCAAGTAGAGGGCATGAGATTGGAAGCTATTCAAAAGCTGAATCAATTTAAGCCCATATCGGTAGGACAGGCATCGCGGATATCTGGAGTATCTCCAGCGGACATTAATGTCTTACTGGTGTTTTTGGAAAAAGTGAAAAGGAGCAGAAAAAACGGATGA